One window of the Chitinophaga niabensis genome contains the following:
- a CDS encoding TonB-dependent receptor produces the protein MQKHCLLKTESAKRLHYTSAGLLAIFLLLAALPKAYSQKHTLTISVMDSTQSPVRNATLKINGNGIAADSMGKASMLLTRGNYKIIISAIGFEDAFHNITISKDYTLNATLRQRLTTLKTVEVTASQEIYKNQMSIHKLDIALMSKLPVILGEIDPLKTITLLPGIKNGGEAGAGIYVRGGGPDQNLVLLDGIPVYNPNHLLGFFSIFNGDALKNIEVIKGGMPAEYGGRLSSVIAVNTRDGNKDSLKVTGGIGLISSRIAVEGPLVKGRSSFIISGRRTYIDQVAKLVAADTLGNSGYFFYDVNGKLDYQINSRNTLYFTFYAGRDNFRFASNDTSGWNREFKTIWGNTILGLTWKQQLNEKLKQELSLVRNDFNLSSEITYGTAQLLFSSGLTDYQVKNDWTFVSGSKIKWKAGLQYTWHSFRPGAGSSTQGIQEFRSNIRDQYAQEAAAYLSADIDLSPQLNVVAGMRYSYFNQVGPTERVIYGNDGAPTGTTESYKKGESIARYSYPEPRLNILYRLPSSASIKLSYTRTIQYLHLATTSAATFPSDLWVPSGQLIKPGIAVQVAAGYFKELSNGKYEMSVETYYKTMNNQIEFKPGAQLLLNQNMEGEMIFGSGKAYGIELFLQKKTGRLNGWIGYTLSRSERTFPAMNEGKAFPYRYDRTHDLSVVANYKLNRKWDASAVFVYGTGNALTLPTGRFVYNLGFNLREGQPIFTNIDLYSKINDYRMPAYHRFDIAFTYTPKPQSTKRFKSSWVFSLYNVYNRANPFFIYLDVDEDSQQIKGKKVFLFPVLPGITWNFKF, from the coding sequence CTATATTCCTCCTTCTGGCTGCCCTTCCCAAAGCATATTCACAAAAGCATACCCTCACCATCAGCGTGATGGACAGTACGCAATCGCCTGTACGAAATGCTACCCTGAAAATAAACGGAAATGGCATAGCTGCTGACTCCATGGGTAAAGCATCCATGCTCTTAACCCGGGGTAACTACAAGATAATTATCAGCGCTATCGGTTTTGAAGATGCCTTCCACAATATCACTATCAGCAAGGATTATACGTTAAATGCCACATTGCGACAGCGCCTGACAACGTTAAAGACTGTAGAGGTCACTGCCAGCCAGGAGATCTATAAAAACCAGATGAGCATACATAAACTGGATATAGCGTTGATGAGCAAACTGCCTGTTATCCTGGGAGAGATTGATCCGCTGAAAACGATCACGCTGCTACCAGGGATTAAAAACGGAGGAGAAGCCGGTGCGGGTATTTACGTCAGAGGCGGAGGGCCGGATCAGAACCTCGTGCTGCTGGATGGCATACCAGTGTACAACCCCAATCACCTGCTGGGCTTCTTCAGTATTTTTAACGGCGATGCATTAAAAAACATCGAAGTGATAAAAGGCGGCATGCCCGCCGAATACGGTGGCCGCCTGAGCAGCGTGATTGCCGTTAACACCCGCGATGGCAACAAAGATTCCTTAAAAGTAACCGGCGGCATCGGTCTTATTTCATCCCGGATTGCTGTAGAAGGCCCGCTGGTGAAAGGGAGATCTTCCTTTATCATCAGCGGGCGGAGAACCTACATCGACCAGGTGGCGAAACTGGTAGCTGCAGATACCCTTGGCAACAGCGGCTATTTCTTTTACGATGTCAATGGCAAACTGGATTACCAGATCAACAGCAGGAACACATTGTATTTTACTTTTTATGCGGGCAGGGATAATTTCAGGTTCGCCAGCAACGATACCAGCGGATGGAACCGGGAGTTTAAGACCATTTGGGGTAACACGATACTGGGACTTACCTGGAAGCAACAACTGAATGAAAAGCTGAAACAGGAACTCTCCCTGGTGCGAAATGATTTTAATCTCAGCAGCGAAATTACATATGGTACAGCACAGTTACTGTTTTCATCCGGTCTTACCGATTACCAGGTTAAAAACGACTGGACTTTTGTATCCGGCAGTAAGATAAAATGGAAAGCCGGACTCCAGTATACCTGGCACTCCTTCCGGCCGGGTGCGGGAAGTTCAACACAAGGCATCCAGGAATTCAGATCAAATATACGGGACCAGTATGCGCAGGAGGCAGCAGCCTATCTCAGTGCCGACATAGATCTAAGCCCGCAACTCAATGTGGTGGCAGGCATGCGGTATAGTTATTTTAACCAGGTTGGCCCTACTGAGCGTGTGATCTATGGAAATGACGGAGCGCCAACCGGTACAACAGAATCTTATAAGAAAGGAGAAAGTATTGCCCGTTACAGCTATCCGGAACCCAGGCTCAACATATTGTACAGGCTGCCTTCGTCCGCAAGTATAAAGTTATCGTACACCCGTACCATCCAATACCTTCATCTTGCCACCACCAGCGCAGCAACCTTCCCCAGCGACCTGTGGGTACCATCAGGGCAGCTTATTAAACCTGGTATTGCCGTGCAGGTGGCCGCTGGTTATTTCAAAGAACTGAGCAACGGGAAATATGAAATGAGCGTGGAAACGTACTACAAAACAATGAACAATCAAATTGAATTCAAACCCGGCGCGCAGTTATTGTTAAACCAGAATATGGAGGGTGAAATGATCTTCGGCAGCGGGAAGGCATACGGCATCGAATTGTTTTTACAGAAAAAAACGGGGCGCCTGAATGGATGGATAGGTTATACATTAAGCCGGTCCGAACGCACTTTCCCTGCCATGAACGAGGGCAAGGCTTTCCCTTACAGGTACGACCGCACGCATGATCTAAGCGTGGTAGCGAATTACAAACTGAACAGGAAATGGGATGCTTCCGCCGTGTTTGTATATGGCACCGGGAATGCGCTTACATTACCCACCGGTAGGTTTGTTTATAACCTGGGATTCAATCTGCGGGAAGGGCAACCCATTTTTACGAATATTGATCTTTATAGCAAGATCAATGACTACCGCATGCCGGCCTATCACCGGTTTGACATCGCATTTACTTATACGCCAAAACCCCAAAGCACAAAACGTTTTAAAAGCAGCTGGGTGTTTAGTCTTTATAATGTATATAACAGGGCCAATCCCTTTTTTATCTACCTGGATGTGGATGAAGACAGCCAGCAGATCAAAGGAAAAAAGGTGTTCCTGTTCCCGGTTTTACCCGGCATTACCTGGAATTTTAAATTCTGA